The proteins below are encoded in one region of Elgaria multicarinata webbii isolate HBS135686 ecotype San Diego chromosome 8, rElgMul1.1.pri, whole genome shotgun sequence:
- the LOC134402728 gene encoding coagulation factor VII-like isoform X2: MVFMRKHEASQVLRIHKRANHFLEEIRPGDLERECIEEKCSFEEAREIYKSQEKTKEFWFTYTDLNPCKENTCKNGGVCQVKHYIYSCTCPPRFGGSHCELAMSQCWYKNGGCWHYCQDTEQGLRVICSCAMGYTLNDDGKTCTPSDHFPCGLIKRSIRSYQESSAEGNQTTTGVNDTVAQENVASWYQTFLQASSAELNLTMVQGETEQDADEEMKGNITKWDLYSWLNLNATDKEELTRIIGGSFCHPGGCPWQVLIQNHRGYGFCGGSLISSQWVLTAAHCLDIINPHHVTVGDFDKYQRERDEQKVGVRQYWKHPQYDPENYNNDIALLQLTSDVVFSEHVLPICLPSPNLATSLIDEGAQGMVSGWGATHAKGRLTRFLLEVRLPVVSMEVCRQSTEKLITDNMFCAGYDKEVQDACKGDSGGPFAVAYRGTWYLLGIVSWGEGCGEVEKYGVYTRVTNYMAWIKEIVESTTDAGQFLHGLQ, from the exons TTTTTATGAGGAAACATGAGGCAAGCCAGGTTCTGAGGATTCATAAGCGTGCCAACCACTTCTTGGAGGAGATTCGCCCAGGAGATCTGGAAAGGGAATGCATTGAAGAAAAGTGTTCATTTGAGGAGGCAAGAGAGATTTACAAATCACAGGAGAAAACG AAAGAGTTTTGGTTCACTTACACAG ATTTAAACCCTTGTAAAGAGAATACCTGTAAGAATGGTGGAGTCTGCCAGGTTAAACACTATATATATTCCTGCACTTGTCCTCCAAGGTTTGGAGGGAGTCACTGTGAACTAG CGATGTCTCAGTGCTGGTACAAAAACGGTGGCTGCTGGCACTATTGCCAAGATACTGAACAGGGGCTTCGTGTGATCTGCTCCTGTGCAATGGGATATACCCTAAATGACGATGGCAAGACATGCACACCATCAG ACCACTTTCCCTGTGGGCTGATTAAGAGATCCATACGCTCTTATCAGGAAAGTTCAGCTGAAGGCAACCAAACTACCACTGGAGTGAATGATACAGTGGCTCAAGAGAACGTGGCCAGTTGGTATCAAACATTTCTTCAAGCCTCCTCAGCAGAGCTAAACCTGACAATGGTACAGGGAGAGACTGAGCAAGACGCTGACGAAGAGATGAAGGGAAACATCACAAAATGGGATTTATACAGCTGGCTAAACCTCAACGCCACTGATAAAGAAGAGCTTACCAGGATAATTGGAGGCTCCTTCTGCCACCCAGGAGGCTGTCCCTGGCAG gtaCTGATCCAAAATCATAGAGGTTATGGTTTTTGTGGGGGCAGCTTAATCAGCAGTCAGTGGGTGCTCACTGCAGCACACTGCCTTGATATCATTAACCCACATCATGTTACTGTAG GGGACTTTGACAAATATCAGAGAGAACGGGATGAACAAAAAGTGGGAGTGCGGCAGTACTGGAAGCATCCTCAGTATGACCCGGAAAACTACAACAATGACATTGCTTTGCTCCAGCTGACCAGTGACGTTGTTTTCAGTGAGCACGTGCTCCCGATCTGCCTTCCCAGCCCTAACCTGGCTACTTCACTGATCGACGAAGGAGCACAGGGAATGGTTAGTGGATGGGGGGCTACTCATGCCAAAGGGAGGTTGACTCGCTTCCTCCTGGAAGTCCGGTTGCCTGTTGTGAGCATGGAGGTTTGCAGGCAATCAACAGAGAAGCTCATCACTGACAACATGTTCTGTGCAGGCTATGATAAAGAGGTTCAAGATGCATGCAAGGGAGACAGCGGGGGACCTTTTGCGGTAGCTTATCGTGGCACTTGGTACCTCCTGGGGATTGTCAGTTGGGGGGAAGGTTGCGGCGAAGTGGAAAAATATGGGGTCTATACAAGAGTAACCAACTACATGGCATGGATAAAAGAAATAGTTGAAAGTACAACTGATGCAGGGCAATTTTTACATGGCCTGCAATGA
- the LOC134402728 gene encoding coagulation factor VII-like isoform X1, with the protein MARASSGAALLLLICSFYSNLSCSLSVFMRKHEASQVLRIHKRANHFLEEIRPGDLERECIEEKCSFEEAREIYKSQEKTKEFWFTYTDLNPCKENTCKNGGVCQVKHYIYSCTCPPRFGGSHCELAMSQCWYKNGGCWHYCQDTEQGLRVICSCAMGYTLNDDGKTCTPSDHFPCGLIKRSIRSYQESSAEGNQTTTGVNDTVAQENVASWYQTFLQASSAELNLTMVQGETEQDADEEMKGNITKWDLYSWLNLNATDKEELTRIIGGSFCHPGGCPWQVLIQNHRGYGFCGGSLISSQWVLTAAHCLDIINPHHVTVGDFDKYQRERDEQKVGVRQYWKHPQYDPENYNNDIALLQLTSDVVFSEHVLPICLPSPNLATSLIDEGAQGMVSGWGATHAKGRLTRFLLEVRLPVVSMEVCRQSTEKLITDNMFCAGYDKEVQDACKGDSGGPFAVAYRGTWYLLGIVSWGEGCGEVEKYGVYTRVTNYMAWIKEIVESTTDAGQFLHGLQ; encoded by the exons TTTTTATGAGGAAACATGAGGCAAGCCAGGTTCTGAGGATTCATAAGCGTGCCAACCACTTCTTGGAGGAGATTCGCCCAGGAGATCTGGAAAGGGAATGCATTGAAGAAAAGTGTTCATTTGAGGAGGCAAGAGAGATTTACAAATCACAGGAGAAAACG AAAGAGTTTTGGTTCACTTACACAG ATTTAAACCCTTGTAAAGAGAATACCTGTAAGAATGGTGGAGTCTGCCAGGTTAAACACTATATATATTCCTGCACTTGTCCTCCAAGGTTTGGAGGGAGTCACTGTGAACTAG CGATGTCTCAGTGCTGGTACAAAAACGGTGGCTGCTGGCACTATTGCCAAGATACTGAACAGGGGCTTCGTGTGATCTGCTCCTGTGCAATGGGATATACCCTAAATGACGATGGCAAGACATGCACACCATCAG ACCACTTTCCCTGTGGGCTGATTAAGAGATCCATACGCTCTTATCAGGAAAGTTCAGCTGAAGGCAACCAAACTACCACTGGAGTGAATGATACAGTGGCTCAAGAGAACGTGGCCAGTTGGTATCAAACATTTCTTCAAGCCTCCTCAGCAGAGCTAAACCTGACAATGGTACAGGGAGAGACTGAGCAAGACGCTGACGAAGAGATGAAGGGAAACATCACAAAATGGGATTTATACAGCTGGCTAAACCTCAACGCCACTGATAAAGAAGAGCTTACCAGGATAATTGGAGGCTCCTTCTGCCACCCAGGAGGCTGTCCCTGGCAG gtaCTGATCCAAAATCATAGAGGTTATGGTTTTTGTGGGGGCAGCTTAATCAGCAGTCAGTGGGTGCTCACTGCAGCACACTGCCTTGATATCATTAACCCACATCATGTTACTGTAG GGGACTTTGACAAATATCAGAGAGAACGGGATGAACAAAAAGTGGGAGTGCGGCAGTACTGGAAGCATCCTCAGTATGACCCGGAAAACTACAACAATGACATTGCTTTGCTCCAGCTGACCAGTGACGTTGTTTTCAGTGAGCACGTGCTCCCGATCTGCCTTCCCAGCCCTAACCTGGCTACTTCACTGATCGACGAAGGAGCACAGGGAATGGTTAGTGGATGGGGGGCTACTCATGCCAAAGGGAGGTTGACTCGCTTCCTCCTGGAAGTCCGGTTGCCTGTTGTGAGCATGGAGGTTTGCAGGCAATCAACAGAGAAGCTCATCACTGACAACATGTTCTGTGCAGGCTATGATAAAGAGGTTCAAGATGCATGCAAGGGAGACAGCGGGGGACCTTTTGCGGTAGCTTATCGTGGCACTTGGTACCTCCTGGGGATTGTCAGTTGGGGGGAAGGTTGCGGCGAAGTGGAAAAATATGGGGTCTATACAAGAGTAACCAACTACATGGCATGGATAAAAGAAATAGTTGAAAGTACAACTGATGCAGGGCAATTTTTACATGGCCTGCAATGA